The following proteins are encoded in a genomic region of Garra rufa chromosome 22, GarRuf1.0, whole genome shotgun sequence:
- the LOC141298339 gene encoding TBC1 domain family member 12-like, translated as MSLSFNEVQGMSFIAAVLILNLEEADAFIAFANLLNKPCQMAFFRVDHELMLKYFAAFEVFFEENLPRLFNHFKSYNLTPDLYLIDWIFTLYTKSLPLDVACRVWDVFCRDGEEFLFRTGLGILRLYEEVLLQMDFIHIAQFLTRLPEDTPSERLFSCIANTQMISGNRKWTQVFNTLIKDKEMEKSSSPTVKIS; from the exons ATGTCTCTCAGCTTCAATGAG GTTCAGGGAATGTCCTTCATAGCTGCTGTGTTGATTCTCAACCTGGAGGAGGCCGACGCTTTCATCGCCTTCGCCAATCTCCTCAACAAACCCTGTCAGATGGCTTTCTTCAGAGTGGACCACGAGCTG ATGCTGAAGTACTTTGCAGCATTTGaggtgttttttgaagaaaacctcCCCAGACTTTTTAATCACTTCAAGAGTTACAACCTCACACCTGACCTGTATCTCATAGACTG GATCTTCACCCTCTACACAAAATCCCTGCCGTTGGATGTGGCGTGTCGGGTGTGGGACGTGTTCTGCAGAGACGGGGAGGAGTTCCTGTTCCGCACCGGGCTTGGGATCCTGCGGCTCTATGAGGAAGTGCTCCTGCAGATGGACTTCATCCACATCGCTCAGTTCCTGACCAGACTCCCGGAGGACACGCCGTCTGAACGCCTCTTCAGCTGTATCGCCAACACTCAGATGATCAGCGGCAACAGGAAGTGGACCCAG GTGTTTAATACTCTCATAAAGGATAAAGAAATGGAAAAAAGCAGCAGCCCTACAGTGAAAATCTCTTGA
- the noc3l gene encoding nucleolar complex protein 3 homolog, translated as MGPASKKNKKKRPSFRKLLKTSNLKLENKEKNRQFKQQNSAKKQRKEQRKIQQAITDVSHKPLKPLERYKKKLVGEEEEDEEEFLESLPVDMMDEDDLEQIKAMAKKASFLTRDISSSAPVHAKKRKSEQPVPKYEKMPRKMQLEEEKELIHLLPIKDKHGLIPQTMEKPVVPEAEEEEEPVDQDEFNKEEEPESLALLSPQEQVELRSQRLMEKKLRIASLSSAILADPHVNIKKLKELRAMLMETDPCIAVTVRKLVMVSLMEVFKDIVPSYRIRPLTEEEKATKVKKETMQLREFEQGLVSQYKFYLEDLEQTIKDWKQNKEKRSQAVSLQSYKGLAEVAIRCICDLLVALSHFNFHNNIIVMVVPLMSDRFWKVSEMCCEAISKLLKQDKLGQASLAVVKVISGMVKSRNYKVKPQVLNCLLSLRIKEVEMKKDTADTAPKKKFMSYKEKRANLSRMQRKWKKAEEKLQKELLETEASESKDKKIKLHTETLNIVFLTYFRILKKAQKSALLPSVLEGLAKFAHLINLEFFDDLLAVLYGLIMSGDLTVRESLHCILTSFHVLSGQGDVLNIDPLKFYNHLYKTLLTLHAGETNDNTAIVLRCLDIMLTKRRKQVTLQRAQGFLKRLSTLSLHLMPDSCVGILAANRTLMHTFPKCDILLDNEMQGSGVYLPELDVPEYCNPQNTSLWELHLLKTHFHPIVRKFAVHLMKGAPSEGSGALNMELSRRTPVQLFEDYSVKDMTFNPPVAGPPTKKKEHFTIGDAILDSELKAQIDAALQDESEQSLDFTLQQET; from the exons ATGGGCCCG GCTTCCaaaaagaacaagaaaaagaGGCCTAGCTTCAGAAAATTGCTGAAAACCAGCAATCTGAAGCTAGAAAACAAAGAGAAGAATCGGCAGTTTAAACAACAGAACTCGGCTAAGAAACAGCGCAAAGAACAGAGAAAAATTCAGCAAGCCATTACTGATGTCTCCCACAAGCCCCTCAAACCCCTGGAGCGCTATAAGAAGAAGCTCG TGGGGGAAGAAGAAGAGGACGAGGAAGAGTTCCTGGAATCTCTGCCTGTAGACATGATGGACGAGGATGACTTAGAACAGATCAAAGCCATGGCAAAGAAAGCTTCCTTTCTGACTCGAGACATCTCATCTAG TGCTCCAGTACATGCCAAAAAGCGCAAGTCTGAGCAGCCGGTGCCCAAGTATGAGAAGATGCCCAGGAAGATGCAGCTGGAGGAAGAGAAAGAACTCATTCATCTGCTGCCCATCAAAGACAAGCACGGTCTGATCCCTCAGACCATGGAGAAACCCG TTGTGCCAGAggctgaggaagaggaggaacCAGTGGACCAGGATGAATTTAATAAAG AAGAGGAACCAGAAAGCCTTGCATTGTTAAGTCCTCAGGAGCAAGTCGAGCTTCGCTCTCAGAGACTAATGGAGAAGAAACTGCGCATCGCGAGTCTGTCATCAGCAATACTCGCAGATCCACATGTGAAT ATCAAGAAGCTGAAAGAGTTAAGGGCCATGCTGATGGAGACAGACCCATGCATCGCAGTCACTGTCAGAAAACTAGTCATGGTGTCTCTCATGGAGGTGTTCAAGGACATTGTGCCGTCATATCGAATCCGACCACTGACGGAAGAGGAGAAAGCCACAAAG GTGAAAAAAGAGACGATGCAGTTGAGAGAGTTTGAGCAGGGTCTCGTCAGCCAGTATAAGTTTTACTTGGAAGATCTGGAACAGACAATCAAAG ACTGGAAGCAGAATAAGGAGAAGAGAAGTCAGGCCGTGTCTCTTCAGAGTTATAAAGGTCTTGCTGAAGTGGCCATCCGGTGCATCTGTGATCTCCTGGTTGCTCTGTCACACTTCAATTTCCACAACAACATCATAGTCATGGTGGTGCCTTTGATGAGCGACCGCTTCTGGAAG GTGTCTGAAATGTGTTGTGAAGCCATCAGCAAACTGCTGAAGCAGGATAAACTGGGTCAGGCCTCATTAGCGGTGGTGAAGGTCATCTCAGGCATGGTCAAGAGCAGGAACTACAAAGTCAAACCTCAG GTGCTGAATTGTCTCCTCTCTCTGAGAATAAAAGAAGTGGAAATGAAGAAAGACACAGCAGACACTGCACCCAAAAAGAAGTTCATGTCCTACAAGGAGAAGAGGGCGAATTTGTCCAGGATGCAGCGGAAG TGGAAGAAAGCAGAGGAAAAGCTGCAGAAAGAACTTCTAGAAACTGAGGCTTCAGAGAGCAAGGATAAGAAAATTAAATTG CACACAGAGACGCTGAACATTGTGTTCCTCACCTACTTCAGAATACTAAAGAAAGCTCAGAAGTCCGCCTTACTGCCCTCCGTTTTAGAAGGTCTTGCAAA GTTTGCTCATTTGATAAACTTGGAGTTCTTTGATGATTTGTTGGCAGTGCTCTACGGCCTCATCATGTCGGGT GATCTGACGGTTCGCGAGAGCCTTCACTGCATCCTTACGTCCTTTCATGTCCTCTCAGGACAAG GTGATGTCCTCAACATCGACCCTTTGAAATTCTACAACCACTTATACAAAACCCTGCTGACGCTGCACGCAG GAGAAACGAATGACAACACTGCGATCGTGCTGCGGTGTCTGGACATCATGCTGACCAAACGCAGGAAGCAGGTGACTCTGCAGAGGGCGCAGGGCTTCCTGAAGAGACTGAGCACCCTCAGTCTGCACCTGATGCCTGACTCCTGTGTGGGCATCCTGGCCGCCAACAGGACGCTGATGCAT ACCTTCCCTAAGTGTGACATCCTGCTGGATAATGAAATGCAGGGCAGTGGTGTGTATCTGCCGGAGCTGGATGTGCCTGAATACTGCAATCCTCAGAACACCTCACTGTGGGAGCTTCACTTACTGAAG ACACACTTTCACCCTATAGTGAGGAAGTTTGCGGTTCATCTGATGAAAGGTGCCCCTAGTGAAGGTTCAGGTGCTCTCAACATGGAGCTCAGCAGAAG GACTCCAGTACAGCTGTTTGAAGACTACAGTGTTAAAGACATGACCTTCAACCCTCCTGTTGCAGGCCCTCCCACAAAGAAAAAG GAGCATTTCACAATTGGTGATGCGATTTTAGACTCAGAGCTGAAGGCGCAGATTGATGCTGCTCTTCAAGACGAGAGCGAGCAGAGTCTAGACTTCACATTACAGCAGGAAACATGA